A region from the Chanodichthys erythropterus isolate Z2021 chromosome 5, ASM2448905v1, whole genome shotgun sequence genome encodes:
- the ddx43 gene encoding probable ATP-dependent RNA helicase DDX43 yields MSDWEDEYDAGGVAISKPLTLHVKNAPVQSWRPPSLRGARSREATSVGAKFGNVREGEQWTNWRDRDVESNICDGEAGKNNSYSRPRAGPTGCRSSGDGSGSSPETLHVENSLVGRIIGRGGAKIRELEESSGASIKISRGAHDAEVLIFGSCDAQLKAKDMIEDLVHGNSVRGPGFRNGNSNAGYQGDSCWPASAVRAVAAAAPTPVPIDWTALRENRDKYEAIKWQDLPTLKKDFYIEAKSVAARSAEEVKIWRKENNNIFVDDLKDEDKRTIPNPVCTFEEAFVYYPGIMENIVRVGFQKPTPIQSQAWPIILKGIDLIGIAQTGTGKTLAYLLPGFIHMDEQPVPRDRRDGPGMLVLTPTRELALQIETECNKYSYKGFKSICIYGGGDRKAQIKVVTSGVDIVIATPGRLNDLQMNELINLRSITYLVLDEADRMLDMGFEPQIMKIILDIRPDRQTVMTSATWPTGVRRLAKSYLKEPMMVYVGTLDLAAVNTVHQTVLFVQEEEKKDYVFDFIHRMEPQDKVLIFVGKKIKADDLSSDLCLQGVAVQSLHGDREQSDREEALQDFRDGRVRILVATDLASRGLDVHDITHVFNYDFPRNVEEYVHRVGRTGRAGRSGASVTLVTREDWKVASELITILERSGQDVPEELVLMAERYEKHQREKEMFAPRGRGGGQRGRFRGGSERRF; encoded by the exons atgtcGGACTGGGAAGATGAATACGATGCGGGTGGTGTGGCGATTTCAAAGCCGTTAACGTTACACGTTAAAAACGCCCCGGTACAGTCATGGAGGCCTCCGTCTTTGAGAGGCGCGCGAAGCCGAGAAGCCACGAGTGTCGGCGCAAAGTTTGGTAACGTTAGAGAGGGCGAGCAGTGGACAAACTGGAGGGACCGAGACGTTGAATCAAATATTTGTGACGGTGAAGCCGGTAAAAACAATAGTTACAGTCGTCCCAGGGCTGGACCTACAGGATGTCGTAGTAGTGGAGACGGATCAGGTTCATCACCGGAAACTCTACATGTGGAGAATTCTTTGGTGGGGAGGATAATAG GTCGAGGTGGTGCGAAAATTCGGGAGCTCGAAGAGAGCAGTGGAGCATCGATAAAG ATAAGCCGTGGTGCGCATGATGCTGAGGTGCTTATCTTTGGAAGCTGTGATGCTCAACTCAAAGCCAAAGACATGATTGAAGATCTGGTGCATGGGAACTCTGTCAGAGGTCCTGGATTCCGCAATG GAAATAGCAATGCAGGATATCAGGGTGACTCCTGCTGGCCCGCTTCTGCTGTACGAGCTGTGGCTGCAGCTGCTCCAACACCTGTACCTATTGACTGGACTGCACTGAGAGAAAACCGtgataaatatgaagctattaaATGGCAAG ATCTTCCCACTCTAAAGAAGGATTTCTATATTGAAGCAAAGTCAGTGGCAGCTCGTAGTGCAGAAGAAGTCAAAATCTGGAG AAAAGAGAACAACAACATCTTTGTGGATGATCTGAAAGACGAGGATAAAAGAACCATTCCCAATCCAGTGTGCACTTTTGAGGAGGCTTTTGTTTACTATCCTGGAATAATGGAAAACATTGTCAGAGTGGGATTTCAAAAGCCAACTCCCATTCAG TCACAGGCCTGGCCAATCATCCTGAAAGGAATAGATCTGATTGGAATAGCCCAGACAGGAACAGGCAAAACTTTGGCCTACCTGCTTCCTGGCTTTATTCATATGGATGAGCAACCTGT GCCCAGGGACAGGAGAGATGGCCCTGGCATGTTGGTTTTGACTCCCACTCGTGAGCTGGCCCTCCAGATTGAAACCGAGTGCAACAAATACAGCTACAAAGGATTTAAAAG CATCTGTATCTATGGAGGAGGTGACCGAAAGGCCCAGATTAAAGTAGTGACCAGTGGTGTGGACATAGTCATTGCCACACCAGGACGATTAAACGATCTGCAGATGAATGAGCTCATCAACTTGCGCTCCATCACCTATCTG GTGTTGGATGAGGCTGATAGAATGTTGGATATGGGCTTTGAACCTCAAATCATGAAAATCATTCTAGATATTCGACCTGACAGACAAACTGTAATGACTAG TGCCACCTGGCCAACAGGTGTTAGGCGGCTGGCCAAATCCTACCTGAAAGAGCCCATGATGGTTTATGTGGGAACCTTAGATCTAGCA GCGGTGAACACTGTTCATCAGACAGTGCTGTTCGTTCaggaggaagaaaaaaaagactatGTTTTTGACTTCATCCACCGAATGGAGCCTCAAGACAAAGTACTAATATTcgttgggaaaaaaataaa AGCCGATGACCTCTCCAGTGACCTGTGTCTGCAGGGTGTAGCAGTTCAGTCTCTGCATGGAGACAGAGAGCAAAGCGACAGAGAAGAGGCACTGCAGGACTTTAGAGATG GTCGTGTGCGGATTCTGGTGGCGACCGACCTGGCCTCTCGGGGGCTAGATGTTCATGACATCACGCATGTTTTCAACTATGACTTCCCTCGGAATGTGGAGGAGTATGTGCACCGTGTCGGGAGAACTGGTCGAGCAGG GAGGTCTGGTGCCTCTGTAACCCTGGTAACAAGAGAAGACTGGAAAGTAGCTTCTGAGTTGATCACCATCCTGGAGAGATCTGGTCAG